In a single window of the Saccharothrix australiensis genome:
- a CDS encoding ABC transporter permease has product MTEQITVLTPDKPRGLFGDAWHTLRSRPLFWVSTSLILLVVLMALFPALFTSGDPTAAQLSRSRLPPSSQAWFGYDNQGYDIYTRVIHGARASIVVGVLATAGAVLVGASIGILAGYHGGWLDAVVSRVADVFVGVPFVLGAIVILTTLNAGGDAGPVRIVAQVVLSLTVLSWPVSMRIMRSTAVAAKHQDYVKAARALGASPARIIFKHMLPNCLAPVLVYSTIALGAFIGAEATLSYLGIGLRQPVVSWGVMINSAKDYLRVAPHALLFPAGFLTATVLAFVMLGDAVREALDPKLR; this is encoded by the coding sequence ATGACTGAACAGATCACCGTGCTGACGCCGGACAAGCCACGCGGCCTGTTCGGGGACGCGTGGCACACCCTGCGGTCACGGCCGCTGTTCTGGGTGTCCACGTCGCTGATCCTGCTGGTGGTGCTGATGGCGCTGTTCCCGGCGCTGTTCACGTCCGGTGACCCGACCGCGGCGCAGCTCTCGCGCAGCCGGCTCCCGCCGTCGTCCCAGGCGTGGTTCGGCTACGACAACCAGGGTTACGACATCTACACGCGGGTCATCCACGGCGCGCGGGCGTCCATCGTGGTCGGTGTGCTGGCCACGGCGGGCGCGGTGCTGGTGGGCGCGTCGATCGGCATCCTGGCCGGGTACCACGGCGGGTGGCTGGACGCGGTGGTGTCGCGGGTCGCGGACGTGTTCGTCGGCGTGCCGTTCGTGCTCGGCGCGATCGTGATCCTGACGACGCTCAACGCGGGCGGCGACGCCGGGCCGGTCCGGATCGTGGCGCAGGTGGTGCTGTCGCTCACGGTGCTGTCGTGGCCGGTGTCGATGCGGATCATGCGGTCCACCGCGGTCGCGGCCAAGCACCAGGACTACGTGAAGGCGGCGCGGGCGCTGGGCGCGTCGCCGGCGCGGATCATCTTCAAGCACATGCTGCCCAACTGCCTCGCGCCCGTGCTGGTGTACTCGACGATCGCGCTGGGCGCGTTCATCGGGGCCGAGGCGACGCTGTCCTACCTGGGTATCGGGTTGCGGCAGCCGGTGGTGTCGTGGGGCGTGATGATCAACAGCGCCAAGGACTACCTGCGGGTCGCGCCGCACGCCCTGCTGTTCCCGGCGGGTTTCCTGACCGCCACGGTGCTGGCGTTC